In Phragmitibacter flavus, a single genomic region encodes these proteins:
- a CDS encoding GDSL-type esterase/lipase family protein — MKRLRTILALSLVLNLLFLGAGVIFVHKKGGVSYLLAKILPSSRSELRAPSYFDSPAYQARANTYAVLPPQEATIIFAGDSITDFCPWNELLRRPALNRGIAGDTIEGLRHRLDKILQHHPKQLFLMIGINDLRIGRPSSEVMADYRNLVVQIQTTSPQTQLFLQSVLPINSDVWRSTTGMNLSPAVTQSIKEFNTEMATIADGQKIIYIDLYSTMVSNGNQLDPRYTSDGIHLNGSGYLKWHEVLQRYLP; from the coding sequence ATGAAACGATTGCGAACGATCCTTGCCCTTTCCCTGGTCCTCAACCTGTTATTCTTGGGAGCAGGCGTGATTTTTGTCCATAAAAAAGGCGGAGTCTCCTATTTGCTTGCAAAGATCTTGCCATCGTCACGGTCTGAGTTGAGGGCCCCCAGTTACTTTGACTCGCCCGCTTATCAAGCACGGGCCAACACCTATGCCGTTCTACCTCCACAAGAGGCCACGATCATTTTCGCCGGAGATTCGATCACCGATTTTTGTCCTTGGAACGAGTTGTTGCGACGTCCGGCGCTGAACCGGGGTATTGCCGGCGACACCATCGAAGGTTTGCGTCATCGCTTGGACAAAATTCTGCAGCATCATCCCAAACAGCTTTTCCTCATGATTGGCATCAACGATCTTCGGATAGGCAGACCCAGCAGCGAGGTGATGGCAGATTACCGCAATCTCGTTGTGCAAATCCAAACCACCTCACCACAAACCCAACTGTTTCTTCAAAGCGTTTTGCCCATCAATTCCGACGTGTGGCGCTCCACCACAGGCATGAATCTAAGTCCTGCCGTTACCCAGTCCATCAAGGAGTTTAACACAGAAATGGCAACCATCGCTGATGGACAAAAAATCATCTACATCGATCTCTATTCCACGATGGTCTCCAACGGCAATCAACTGGATCCACGCTACACATCCGACGGGATCCATTTGAACGGCTCAGGATACCTCAAATGGCATGAAGTTCTTCAACGTTATCTGCCTTGA